The Campylobacter concisus genome has a window encoding:
- a CDS encoding hydroxymethylpyrimidine/phosphomethylpyrimidine kinase, which produces MKKILIIAGSCNSGTAGLQADIKTCARLNCYSATAVTSLVAETTDAIKSVVCLEPSFVKDELSTLADEFSFDAIKIGMLFSEEIMDVVHEFLLTQKCKIVLDPVCVSKSGHKLIKDSAVEKLKELMKLATVATPNLDEANVLFEGNFKDLPCDIIVKKHVSEDSSIDTLYRKDGSLQNFKTPLASPLVMSGTGCTFSTALACYLAKGKSLEEAIGLSKEYICEIIKESINTKLGKNRLLWHGAK; this is translated from the coding sequence ATGAAGAAAATTTTAATCATTGCAGGCTCTTGCAATAGCGGCACAGCAGGACTTCAAGCTGATATAAAGACATGCGCTAGGTTAAATTGTTACAGCGCAACGGCGGTTACTTCGTTAGTTGCTGAGACTACAGACGCGATAAAAAGCGTAGTTTGTCTTGAGCCTAGCTTTGTTAAAGACGAACTTAGCACGCTTGCGGATGAATTTAGCTTTGATGCCATAAAGATCGGCATGCTCTTTAGCGAGGAGATAATGGACGTGGTGCATGAGTTTTTGCTCACCCAAAAGTGCAAGATCGTGCTTGATCCAGTCTGCGTCTCAAAGAGCGGCCACAAGCTCATAAAAGATAGCGCAGTAGAGAAGCTAAAAGAGCTAATGAAGCTTGCCACCGTGGCCACGCCAAATTTAGATGAGGCAAATGTCCTTTTTGAAGGGAATTTCAAAGATCTGCCTTGCGATATCATCGTGAAAAAACATGTAAGTGAGGATAGCAGCATAGATACGCTTTATAGAAAAGATGGCTCGCTGCAAAATTTCAAAACTCCACTTGCTAGTCCGCTTGTGATGAGCGGCACTGGTTGTACTTTCTCAACGGCGCTTGCTTGCTACCTTGCAAAGGGCAAGAGCTTGGAGGAGGCCATAGGGCTTTCAAAAGAGTATATTTGTGAGATTATAAAAGAGAGTATCAATACAAAACTAGGCAAAAACCGCCTACTTTGGCACGGAGCAAAGTAA
- a CDS encoding RDD family protein, translating to MAKQKAKIAPIWARVKASIIDLFIIGMPIFYISTYLVLGGKEAFLNNQLAIFVVNSIISFIMCLFFSIKAQTPGYKAQEIYLINLQTGKKLSLFHAILRQICFAFAGFSVIGLCLCFFRKDKLNLHDIITHSAAVQKAA from the coding sequence TTGGCAAAACAAAAGGCAAAAATCGCACCTATCTGGGCTAGAGTAAAGGCCTCTATCATCGATCTTTTTATCATCGGTATGCCGATATTTTACATCAGCACATATCTCGTTCTTGGCGGTAAAGAGGCCTTTTTAAACAACCAGCTTGCTATCTTTGTGGTAAATAGCATCATCTCATTTATAATGTGCCTCTTTTTTAGCATAAAGGCGCAAACTCCAGGCTACAAAGCGCAAGAAATTTATCTTATAAATTTACAAACTGGCAAAAAACTAAGCCTTTTTCACGCGATCTTGCGTCAAATTTGCTTTGCATTTGCTGGCTTTAGCGTCATCGGACTTTGCCTTTGCTTTTTTAGAAAAGACAAGCTAAATTTACACGACATCATAACCCACTCAGCCGCCGTGCAAAAAGCAGCTTAA
- the purM gene encoding phosphoribosylformylglycinamidine cyclo-ligase: MISYKDAGVDIDAGNSFVEAIKPFVKSTQTPNVIGGIGSFSGAVRLPSGYKNPAILGATDGVGTKLRLAIDAKKFDGVGEDLVAMCVNDLICNFATPLFFLDYYATAKLEIESAKEVVKSIANGCKKAQCALIGGETAEMPSMYEKGDFDLAGFAVGIAEADEIDRSKFVKSGDVLVALPSSGLHSNGFSLARKVVSELGLKFDEKVGDKKLIDVLIEPTRIYVSDFLRLKDKITAMAHITGGGIVENLPRVFPAGLGAKVQKSAIKTPEIFKILAQKVEDNEMMRTFNMGVGMILVVPKENVDAVLANSDGYVIGEVVSGKGVELV; the protein is encoded by the coding sequence ATGATAAGTTATAAAGATGCCGGAGTCGATATAGATGCTGGAAATAGCTTTGTTGAGGCGATCAAGCCTTTCGTAAAATCTACGCAAACACCAAACGTCATAGGCGGCATCGGATCATTTTCAGGTGCGGTCAGACTGCCAAGCGGATATAAAAATCCAGCCATTTTAGGTGCGACCGACGGCGTTGGCACGAAGCTTCGCCTAGCTATCGACGCTAAGAAATTTGACGGCGTGGGCGAAGATCTAGTCGCTATGTGCGTAAATGACCTCATCTGCAACTTCGCCACACCACTCTTTTTCCTCGACTACTACGCGACCGCAAAGCTTGAGATAGAGAGCGCCAAAGAGGTGGTAAAAAGCATCGCAAATGGCTGCAAAAAGGCGCAGTGCGCGCTGATCGGCGGTGAGACAGCCGAGATGCCGTCGATGTATGAAAAGGGTGACTTTGACCTTGCTGGATTTGCCGTGGGTATCGCTGAGGCTGACGAGATCGATAGGAGCAAATTTGTAAAATCTGGTGACGTTTTAGTCGCACTTCCAAGTAGCGGCCTGCACTCAAATGGCTTTTCGCTTGCAAGAAAAGTGGTAAGCGAACTCGGGCTAAAATTTGATGAAAAAGTGGGCGATAAGAAACTCATCGACGTGCTTATTGAGCCAACTAGAATTTACGTGAGCGACTTTTTAAGATTAAAAGATAAGATCACAGCGATGGCACATATAACAGGTGGTGGCATAGTTGAAAACTTGCCTCGCGTCTTCCCTGCTGGACTTGGCGCGAAGGTGCAAAAAAGCGCTATAAAAACGCCTGAAATTTTTAAAATCCTCGCGCAAAAAGTAGAAGATAACGAGATGATGAGGACATTTAACATGGGCGTTGGCATGATCCTTGTTGTACCTAAAGAAAACGTAGATGCTGTGCTAGCAAATAGCGATGGCTACGTGATCGGCGAAGTAGTAAGTGGCAAAGGTGTTGAGCTAGTTTGA
- the coaE gene encoding dephospho-CoA kinase (Dephospho-CoA kinase (CoaE) performs the final step in coenzyme A biosynthesis.): MQKFPNAYVITGSIASGKSTVVNLLKERGFSVIDADLIAHEQLEICKCEIVNAFGEQILDETGKIDRKKLGAIVFREPKKLKNLEQILHPKIKAEILSKALQLERLGQVYFVDIPLFFEKRERYAEFKNVAVIYAPKELLLSRLISRNRLSLNEAKARVELQMDIEQKREMAKFVIDNSNDRENLKLELEKFLKQICAIS; this comes from the coding sequence TTGCAGAAATTTCCAAACGCCTACGTCATCACAGGCTCGATCGCTAGCGGTAAAAGCACGGTTGTAAATTTACTAAAAGAGCGAGGTTTTAGCGTGATAGATGCGGACCTCATCGCGCACGAACAGCTTGAAATTTGCAAATGTGAGATAGTAAATGCTTTTGGCGAGCAAATTTTAGATGAGACTGGTAAGATAGATCGCAAAAAACTGGGCGCTATCGTCTTTCGTGAGCCAAAAAAGCTTAAAAATTTAGAGCAAATTTTGCACCCAAAGATAAAAGCTGAAATTTTATCAAAGGCCTTGCAGCTTGAGCGCTTGGGGCAGGTTTATTTTGTTGATATTCCGCTATTTTTTGAAAAAAGGGAGCGTTACGCTGAGTTTAAAAATGTAGCCGTGATCTACGCTCCAAAAGAGCTTTTGCTAAGCCGTCTAATTAGCCGAAATAGACTAAGCTTAAATGAGGCAAAAGCTAGAGTAGAGCTTCAGATGGACATCGAGCAAAAGAGAGAAATGGCAAAATTTGTTATCGATAATAGCAATGACAGGGAGAATTTAAAGCTGGAGCTAGAGAAATTTTTAAAGCAAATTTGCGCTATTTCTTGA
- a CDS encoding DNA alkylation repair protein, translating into MKSYILNLEKEFSLIENGFKEQERRALADYKAKGAAHCKELAYLAYGSKLYQVRMYAVFLFGHLSDREEILAFMRDEVSKDENWRVQEILAKAFDEFCKKVGYEQALFAIDEWLKNGNANAKRAVSEGLRIWTNRPYFKDNPDEAIRRLASLKEDESEYLRKSVGNALKDISKKFPNLVKAELDSWDLGSKETMQTYKFASKFIKK; encoded by the coding sequence TTGAAAAGCTACATCTTAAATTTAGAAAAAGAGTTTTCTTTGATAGAAAATGGCTTTAAAGAGCAAGAAAGAAGGGCTTTGGCTGACTATAAAGCAAAGGGAGCTGCGCACTGCAAAGAGCTTGCATACCTAGCATACGGCTCGAAGCTCTATCAAGTGCGGATGTACGCCGTTTTTCTCTTTGGACACCTATCGGATCGTGAAGAAATTTTGGCATTTATGAGAGATGAAGTTTCAAAAGATGAAAACTGGCGAGTTCAAGAAATTTTAGCAAAGGCGTTTGATGAGTTTTGTAAAAAAGTAGGCTACGAGCAGGCACTTTTTGCCATCGATGAGTGGCTAAAAAATGGCAACGCAAATGCAAAAAGAGCCGTAAGCGAGGGGCTTAGGATATGGACAAATAGGCCCTATTTTAAAGATAACCCAGATGAGGCCATTAGGCGGCTTGCCAGCCTAAAAGAAGACGAGAGCGAGTATCTTAGAAAGTCGGTCGGCAATGCCTTAAAAGATATAAGCAAGAAATTTCCAAATTTAGTAAAAGCTGAGCTTGATAGCTGGGATTTGGGTAGTAAAGAGACCATGCAAACATATAAATTTGCTAGTAAATTTATCAAGAAATAG
- the dapF gene encoding diaminopimelate epimerase — protein MQVSKYNASGNDFVIFHTFLGKDRSELARQICSRTNGVGADGLIVLLPYEKGVKWEFYNSDGSYAAMCGNGSRAAARYAYLNGLVSSNEFALLTGSGEVMASVKDERVEVVLTSPKILSEPLNEGGKTWYFYDTGVPHLVNFTQNLDEFDVKECRALRQKYNANVNLAKFEGGVLKVRTYERGVEDETLACGTGMAACFYGATLNLNAAQCLKVYPKSGEELGLRLESGKILFSGAVKHCFDTSIEI, from the coding sequence ATGCAAGTCTCAAAATATAACGCTAGCGGCAACGATTTTGTCATATTTCATACATTTTTAGGCAAGGATAGAAGCGAGCTTGCAAGGCAAATTTGCAGCCGAACAAACGGCGTGGGAGCTGATGGGCTCATCGTGCTTTTACCTTACGAAAAGGGCGTGAAATGGGAGTTTTACAACAGTGACGGAAGCTACGCTGCGATGTGTGGCAACGGCTCGCGCGCGGCTGCTAGATATGCCTATCTAAACGGTCTTGTAAGTTCAAACGAATTTGCTCTGCTAACTGGTAGCGGCGAGGTGATGGCAAGCGTGAAAGATGAGCGCGTTGAGGTCGTGCTAACAAGTCCAAAAATTTTAAGCGAACCGCTAAATGAAGGTGGCAAAACTTGGTATTTTTATGATACTGGCGTGCCTCATCTTGTAAATTTCACGCAAAATTTAGATGAATTTGACGTCAAAGAGTGCAGGGCACTTCGTCAAAAATACAATGCAAATGTAAATTTAGCCAAATTTGAGGGCGGCGTTTTAAAGGTGAGAACTTATGAAAGAGGCGTGGAGGACGAGACGCTAGCTTGTGGCACTGGCATGGCGGCTTGCTTTTACGGTGCTACTTTAAATTTAAACGCAGCGCAATGTCTAAAAGTCTATCCAAAAAGCGGCGAAGAGCTTGGACTTAGGCTAGAAAGCGGCAAAATCTTATTTAGCGGAGCGGTGAAACACTGCTTTGATACGAGTATCGAAATTTAG
- the rplT gene encoding 50S ribosomal protein L20, whose protein sequence is MARVKTGVVRRRRHKKVLKLARGFFSARHKHFRKAKEQLERSLVYAYRDRRQKKRDFRRLWIVRINAACRLNDISYSRFINGLNKAKIELDRKILADLAMNDAKAFAALAKQAKDALK, encoded by the coding sequence ATGGCAAGAGTAAAAACAGGCGTAGTTAGAAGAAGACGCCATAAGAAAGTTTTAAAGCTAGCACGTGGCTTTTTCAGTGCTAGACATAAACACTTTAGAAAAGCTAAAGAGCAACTAGAGAGAAGTTTAGTTTACGCATACCGCGACAGACGCCAGAAAAAACGTGATTTCAGACGTTTATGGATCGTTCGTATCAACGCAGCTTGCAGACTAAACGACATTAGCTATTCAAGATTTATCAACGGCTTAAACAAAGCTAAGATCGAACTTGATAGAAAAATTTTAGCTGATCTGGCTATGAATGACGCGAAGGCATTTGCGGCACTTGCAAAACAAGCAAAAGATGCTTTGAAATAA
- the rpmI gene encoding 50S ribosomal protein L35 encodes MPKMKTVRGAAKRFKVGKNKIKRGSAFRSHILTKKPTKRMRDLRGPKYVDSTNVPAVRKMLGV; translated from the coding sequence ATGCCAAAGATGAAAACCGTTCGCGGTGCTGCTAAGCGCTTTAAAGTAGGTAAAAATAAGATAAAAAGAGGCTCTGCTTTTAGAAGCCACATCTTAACAAAAAAACCTACTAAGCGTATGAGAGATTTGCGTGGCCCAAAATACGTGGACAGCACAAATGTCCCAGCCGTTCGCAAAATGCTCGGCGTATAA
- a CDS encoding C69 family dipeptidase — protein MKGKILASIVAMSAILGTSSLACTTILVGDKASNDGSMLVARSADSKAIKAQVFLIHPATKNQTGMHSSKAHDGANDFTYPLPKDGMRYTTIANSHTKLHGAVGYNEAGVGLSGTETIYAKDELLKVDPYNEETGITEDDIPDVLLPRMKSAKEGVKLLGEIVETKGAGEGFGVVFVDANELWYFETGTGHKWIASKIPQDEYFVTANQGRLHAYKENDPNFMGAKDVIKFAIDNKTYDPAKDGEFNFTKAYTRDDERDVTYNYPRVCWVQSMFNPSLKQDFADGQKFPVFLKPEKKLSIEDLKAAMRAHYDGTAFDNYASKDEDKKNIYRAISVFRTYESHVMQVRPWLPKEIGRVTYVALGMADLSVYLPYYEGLDGFIKGYSDGSYDADDTSIYWVYRKLQTLVMTDYEKYSPVVKEAYAKFEKELAVKQAKFEDEYVKLYKKDKKKADKLLNEFSQKTMQEAKDLTQELTNKVFTMLTADMDAKLKSLNKGKKD, from the coding sequence ATGAAAGGGAAAATTCTCGCATCAATCGTCGCTATGAGTGCGATTTTAGGCACAAGTAGCTTGGCATGCACTACCATTTTAGTAGGAGATAAAGCTTCAAATGACGGCTCTATGTTAGTGGCTAGAAGCGCTGATAGCAAAGCTATAAAGGCTCAAGTCTTTTTGATACATCCAGCTACGAAAAACCAAACTGGCATGCACAGCTCAAAGGCACATGACGGTGCAAATGACTTTACATATCCGCTCCCAAAAGATGGCATGAGATACACAACTATCGCAAATTCACACACAAAACTTCACGGAGCAGTCGGCTACAACGAGGCTGGCGTTGGACTAAGCGGCACTGAGACTATCTATGCAAAAGATGAGCTTTTAAAAGTTGATCCATACAACGAAGAGACCGGCATCACAGAAGATGACATCCCAGACGTACTTTTGCCACGTATGAAGAGTGCAAAAGAGGGCGTTAAGCTTCTTGGCGAGATAGTGGAGACAAAAGGCGCTGGCGAGGGCTTTGGCGTGGTATTTGTCGATGCAAATGAGCTTTGGTACTTTGAGACAGGCACAGGCCACAAATGGATCGCTTCAAAGATCCCACAAGATGAGTATTTCGTCACTGCAAACCAAGGCAGACTTCACGCTTACAAAGAGAATGATCCAAATTTCATGGGCGCAAAAGATGTCATCAAATTTGCGATTGACAACAAGACTTATGACCCTGCAAAAGATGGCGAATTTAACTTTACAAAGGCCTATACAAGGGACGATGAGAGAGATGTGACTTACAACTACCCACGTGTTTGCTGGGTTCAAAGTATGTTTAACCCAAGCCTAAAACAAGACTTCGCCGATGGTCAGAAATTCCCAGTATTTTTAAAACCAGAGAAAAAACTAAGTATTGAAGATCTAAAAGCTGCGATGAGAGCCCACTACGACGGCACTGCGTTTGATAACTACGCTAGCAAAGATGAAGATAAGAAAAACATCTACCGCGCTATAAGCGTCTTTAGAACATACGAGTCTCACGTCATGCAGGTGCGCCCTTGGCTACCAAAAGAGATCGGCCGCGTGACCTACGTCGCTCTTGGCATGGCTGATCTTAGCGTTTATTTGCCGTATTACGAGGGGCTTGATGGCTTTATAAAAGGTTACTCTGATGGTTCATACGATGCTGATGACACTTCGATTTACTGGGTTTATAGAAAGCTTCAAACCCTTGTGATGACTGATTATGAGAAGTATTCGCCAGTGGTTAAAGAGGCATACGCTAAATTTGAAAAAGAGTTGGCAGTAAAACAGGCTAAATTTGAAGATGAGTACGTAAAACTTTATAAAAAAGATAAGAAAAAAGCGGACAAACTCTTAAATGAATTTAGCCAAAAGACAATGCAAGAGGCTAAAGATCTAACACAGGAGCTTACAAATAAGGTCTTTACTATGCTTACAGCTGATATGGATGCTAAGCTAAAATCCCTAAATAAAGGCAAAAAAGACTAA
- the metE gene encoding 5-methyltetrahydropteroyltriglutamate--homocysteine S-methyltransferase → MIKSYVLGFPRIGEKRELKRALEGFWAGKEGFSEENLQETAKTLRQRHWKYQQDAGISAISVNDFSFYDLMLDNIIAFGATPPRFANLSGLEQYFACSRGNKNGVAMEMTKWFNTNYHYIVPELSSESKFSLKADKILNEYKEAKANGVKGKVNLIGPITFLALSKTTDGSCPFKHLDALVGEYKKLLEQISKLDDEILVQFDEPIFVTDKNESDLLPLITKVYNELTGVANNVKIVFATYFEHAIKAVSEVAKTKIYGIALDFIHGKRNFEVLETIKNSHLTLFAGVIDGRNIWKSNIDEKVKLVREISEKIGGKDFYIGTSCSLLHVPYTLKYEENLNPEIKSWLSFAVEKLDEIKIITKLANGEKLNEAESKIYEENKNAVKTRATSKLIHSESVQERIKNLSKFERDEKFEDRIKIQRETLNYGILPTTTIGSFPQTVDLRVLRQNFKKGEIDAAAYEAGIKKYIDHCVKFQEDIGLDVLVHGEPERNDMVEYFGEQISGYAFSQNGWVQSYGSRCVKPPLLFGDVSRPEPMTVKWMKYAQSITKHVMKGMLTGPVTMLNWSFVRDDLPRSEVAKQLALCIYDEIADLQAAGIRVIQVDEAAFKEGYPLRAENIPAYEKFAVDCFKLSVSSAEAKTQIHTHMCYSEFNDIIKTIEAMDADVISIETARSGNELLKIFKAVGYKQEVGPGVYDIHSPRVPSVEEIVAQIKALLEVLPKEQLWINPDCGLKTRKWEEVEPSLKNMVEAVKIVRGL, encoded by the coding sequence ATGATAAAAAGTTATGTTTTAGGTTTTCCAAGAATCGGAGAGAAAAGAGAGTTGAAGCGCGCATTAGAGGGCTTTTGGGCTGGTAAAGAGGGCTTTAGTGAAGAGAATTTGCAAGAGACTGCAAAGACGCTTCGCCAAAGACACTGGAAATATCAACAAGACGCTGGCATTTCAGCTATTAGCGTTAATGATTTTTCATTTTACGACCTAATGCTCGATAACATCATCGCTTTTGGCGCTACACCTCCAAGATTTGCAAATTTAAGCGGCTTGGAGCAATATTTTGCTTGCTCAAGAGGCAACAAAAATGGCGTTGCGATGGAGATGACAAAGTGGTTTAACACAAACTACCACTATATCGTGCCAGAGCTTAGCAGCGAGAGCAAATTTAGCCTAAAAGCGGACAAAATTTTAAATGAATACAAAGAGGCGAAGGCTAACGGCGTAAAAGGCAAGGTAAATTTGATCGGCCCTATCACATTTTTGGCTCTTTCAAAGACGACTGACGGCAGCTGCCCATTTAAGCACCTTGACGCGCTTGTAGGCGAGTACAAAAAGCTACTTGAGCAAATTTCTAAGCTTGATGATGAAATTTTAGTGCAGTTTGACGAGCCGATCTTTGTAACTGACAAAAACGAAAGCGACCTTTTACCACTTATCACAAAGGTTTATAACGAGCTAACAGGCGTTGCAAACAATGTTAAAATCGTATTTGCGACATATTTTGAGCATGCGATCAAGGCAGTTAGCGAAGTGGCTAAAACTAAAATTTATGGTATCGCACTTGACTTCATCCACGGCAAGAGAAATTTCGAAGTACTTGAGACTATCAAAAATAGCCATTTAACGCTATTTGCTGGCGTGATCGACGGCAGAAATATCTGGAAAAGCAACATCGACGAGAAGGTAAAACTTGTTCGTGAAATTTCAGAAAAAATAGGCGGCAAAGACTTTTACATCGGCACTTCATGCTCACTTCTACATGTGCCTTATACATTAAAATATGAAGAGAATTTAAACCCAGAGATCAAAAGCTGGCTAAGTTTTGCGGTTGAGAAGCTTGATGAGATCAAGATCATCACAAAACTAGCAAACGGCGAGAAGCTAAATGAGGCTGAGTCAAAAATTTACGAAGAGAATAAAAATGCAGTTAAAACTCGCGCCACTTCAAAGCTCATCCACTCTGAAAGCGTTCAAGAACGCATCAAAAATTTAAGCAAATTTGAGCGTGACGAGAAATTTGAAGACCGCATCAAAATTCAACGCGAAACCCTAAACTACGGCATATTGCCAACAACAACGATAGGTAGCTTCCCTCAAACGGTTGATCTTCGCGTACTTCGCCAAAATTTCAAAAAAGGCGAGATTGACGCGGCCGCTTATGAAGCAGGCATCAAAAAATATATCGATCACTGCGTGAAATTCCAAGAAGATATCGGCCTAGACGTGCTAGTACACGGTGAGCCAGAGAGAAACGACATGGTCGAGTACTTTGGCGAGCAGATCAGCGGATATGCATTTAGTCAAAATGGCTGGGTGCAAAGCTACGGCAGCCGCTGCGTCAAGCCACCACTTCTCTTTGGTGACGTAAGCCGCCCAGAGCCTATGACTGTTAAGTGGATGAAATACGCTCAAAGTATCACAAAACACGTAATGAAGGGCATGCTAACAGGTCCTGTGACTATGCTAAACTGGAGCTTTGTGCGTGATGATCTTCCAAGAAGCGAGGTGGCAAAACAGCTCGCACTTTGTATCTATGACGAGATCGCAGACCTTCAAGCTGCAGGCATCAGAGTGATCCAAGTCGATGAGGCAGCGTTTAAAGAGGGCTATCCGCTAAGAGCTGAAAATATCCCAGCTTATGAGAAATTTGCGGTTGATTGCTTCAAGCTTTCAGTAAGCTCGGCTGAGGCAAAAACTCAGATCCACACGCATATGTGCTACTCTGAATTTAACGATATTATTAAAACTATCGAGGCAATGGATGCTGATGTTATCAGTATTGAGACTGCAAGAAGTGGCAACGAGCTACTTAAAATTTTCAAAGCCGTTGGCTACAAACAAGAGGTTGGACCTGGCGTTTACGACATCCACAGCCCACGCGTGCCAAGTGTCGAGGAGATCGTCGCTCAGATCAAAGCCCTGCTTGAAGTCTTGCCAAAAGAGCAACTCTGGATCAACCCTGACTGCGGCCTAAAAACTAGAAAATGGGAAGAGGTCGAGCCGAGCCTTAAAAACATGGTAGAAGCTGTCAAGATCGTAAGAGGTCTATAA
- a CDS encoding methylenetetrahydrofolate reductase, whose amino-acid sequence MLKEKILNKEKGLVLYGLTPPKAEFEEAKLREISERWTGRINDIKADGLVLYEVQDESERNDSERTFEFSGTLSPEIYYKKYLNVATPSIFYRVASGYGEDEFRAALKAQSSNLNVLVGATSSTQKVRLNLARAYEIAGEFGDLAVGGVCIAERHGKKGDEPQRMREKIAAGAKFFISQAIFDAQLARKFLEDCAAAKISEPIFLTFSTAGNAKTLEFIKWLGVSVPNSVEERLNFSSDYLASSCEIIKEIWCKLKKFGDENGLNLSINIESVMAKRAEIEASLELTKSIRELV is encoded by the coding sequence ATGCTAAAAGAAAAAATTTTAAATAAAGAAAAAGGGCTCGTGCTATATGGCCTCACGCCGCCAAAGGCTGAATTTGAAGAGGCAAAGCTACGTGAGATCTCAGAGCGCTGGACGGGGCGGATAAATGATATCAAGGCCGACGGGCTCGTGCTTTACGAGGTGCAAGACGAGAGTGAGAGAAATGATAGCGAGAGGACATTTGAGTTTAGTGGGACGCTAAGCCCAGAAATTTACTACAAAAAGTACCTAAACGTCGCAACACCTAGCATATTTTACCGCGTGGCTAGCGGATACGGCGAGGATGAATTTCGCGCAGCGCTTAAGGCTCAAAGCTCAAATTTAAACGTGCTAGTGGGGGCAACTTCAAGTACGCAAAAAGTGAGGCTAAATTTAGCTCGCGCCTACGAGATCGCTGGGGAATTTGGGGACTTGGCGGTTGGCGGTGTCTGTATCGCAGAGCGTCACGGCAAAAAGGGCGATGAGCCACAAAGGATGCGTGAAAAGATCGCAGCTGGAGCTAAATTTTTCATATCGCAAGCGATATTTGACGCACAGCTAGCGCGTAAATTTTTAGAGGATTGCGCGGCTGCAAAGATAAGCGAGCCGATATTTCTTACATTTAGCACAGCGGGCAATGCAAAAACACTTGAATTTATCAAATGGCTCGGAGTGAGCGTGCCAAACTCGGTCGAAGAGAGGCTAAATTTCAGCTCTGACTACCTAGCTAGTAGCTGCGAGATCATCAAAGAAATTTGGTGCAAGCTAAAGAAATTTGGCGATGAAAATGGGCTAAATTTAAGCATAAATATAGAAAGCGTCATGGCAAAACGCGCCGAGATCGAAGCGAGCTTGGAGCTAACAAAAAGCATAAGAGAGTTGGTGTAA
- a CDS encoding cytochrome c3 family protein, giving the protein MKISKKLLALIIFISGIVGFLVVLPVHYALDETSGDKFCIVCHEMDPMVIAYNDDVHSGNGKTGIKARCVDCHIPHDNIAKYALTKAKNGILEGWVHFFGDPSAIDWHKNLKNREHFVFDNGCTSCHTNVIDSNNTSAQAQKMHAHYKKLLDTPKELKCVSCHYDAGHSAGFRNYLEYWKPSYKIYDKKMIEKRIETKQKFFKDEYKPTKDEEEFLKQKAEKDAKKPAGGLAG; this is encoded by the coding sequence ATGAAAATTTCAAAAAAATTACTAGCGCTTATAATCTTCATAAGCGGAATTGTTGGATTTTTAGTCGTTCTGCCAGTTCATTACGCGCTTGATGAGACGAGTGGGGATAAATTCTGCATCGTTTGCCACGAGATGGACCCTATGGTCATCGCCTACAATGACGACGTCCACAGCGGAAACGGCAAAACAGGCATCAAAGCAAGATGCGTGGATTGTCACATACCGCATGACAACATCGCAAAATACGCCCTAACAAAGGCGAAAAACGGCATTTTAGAGGGCTGGGTGCATTTCTTTGGCGATCCTAGCGCAATTGACTGGCACAAAAACCTCAAAAACCGCGAGCATTTCGTCTTTGACAACGGCTGCACAAGCTGCCACACAAACGTGATAGATAGCAACAACACCTCAGCGCAAGCTCAAAAGATGCACGCTCACTACAAAAAGCTCCTTGACACCCCTAAAGAGCTAAAATGTGTAAGCTGCCACTATGACGCAGGTCACAGCGCTGGCTTTAGAAACTATCTTGAGTATTGGAAGCCGTCATATAAAATTTATGATAAAAAGATGATCGAAAAGAGGATCGAAACTAAGCAAAAATTCTTCAAAGATGAGTATAAACCTACAAAAGACGAAGAGGAATTTTTAAAACAAAAGGCTGAAAAAGACGCCAAAAAACCAGCTGGTGGTTTAGCTGGCTGA